In Vigna unguiculata cultivar IT97K-499-35 chromosome 3, ASM411807v1, whole genome shotgun sequence, a single genomic region encodes these proteins:
- the LOC114178222 gene encoding ubiquitin-conjugating enzyme E2 5-like isoform X3: MSSPSKRRDMDLMKLMMSDYKVEMINDDMQEFFVEFHGPKESLYEVGVWKVKVELPDAYPYKSPSIGFVNKIFHPNVDELSGSVCLDVINQTWSPMFDPLNGDAAALMIRDHATYEQRVKEYCEKYAKPEDIGAVEEKDSSEDELSEDGYASSDDAIVGQPDP, encoded by the exons ATGTCTTCCCCTAGCAAACGGAGAGACATGGACCTGATGAAACT GATGATGAGTGACTACAAGGTGGAGATGATCAACGATGACATGCAAGAATTCTTTGTGGAATTCCACGGACCTAAAGAGA GTCTGTACGAGGTCGGTGTTTGGAAGGTAAAGGTTGAACTACCTGATGCTTATCCTTACAAGTCTCCTTCTATTGGCTTTGTCAACAAAATTTTTCATCCTAATGTTGATGAATT GTCTGGTTCTGTATGCTTAGATGTTATTAACCAGACTTGGAGTCCCATGTTTG ATCCATTAAATGGTGATGCTGCTGCCTTGATGATCCGAGATCATGCTACATATGAACAGAGAGTTAAAG AATATTGTGAGAAATATGCGAAGCCAGAAGACATTGGAGCTGTAGAGGAGAAAGATTCTAGCGAAGATGAGCTGAGTGAAGATGGTTATGCCTCTAGTGATGATGCCATTGTTGGCCAACCAGATCCTTAG
- the LOC114178222 gene encoding ubiquitin-conjugating enzyme E2-23 kDa-like isoform X1 gives MSSPSKRRDMDLMKLMMSDYKVEMINDDMQEFFVEFHGPKESLYEVGVWKVKVELPDAYPYKSPSIGFVNKIFHPNVDELSGSVCLDVINQTWSPMFDLVNVFEVFLPQLLLYPNASDPLNGDAAALMIRDHATYEQRVKEYCEKYAKPEDIGAVEEKDSSEDELSEDGYASSDDAIVGQPDP, from the exons ATGTCTTCCCCTAGCAAACGGAGAGACATGGACCTGATGAAACT GATGATGAGTGACTACAAGGTGGAGATGATCAACGATGACATGCAAGAATTCTTTGTGGAATTCCACGGACCTAAAGAGA GTCTGTACGAGGTCGGTGTTTGGAAGGTAAAGGTTGAACTACCTGATGCTTATCCTTACAAGTCTCCTTCTATTGGCTTTGTCAACAAAATTTTTCATCCTAATGTTGATGAATT GTCTGGTTCTGTATGCTTAGATGTTATTAACCAGACTTGGAGTCCCATGTTTG ACCTTGTTAATGTGTTTGAGGTGTTTCTTCCTCAACTTCTTCTGTATCCCAATGCATCAGATCCATTAAATGGTGATGCTGCTGCCTTGATGATCCGAGATCATGCTACATATGAACAGAGAGTTAAAG AATATTGTGAGAAATATGCGAAGCCAGAAGACATTGGAGCTGTAGAGGAGAAAGATTCTAGCGAAGATGAGCTGAGTGAAGATGGTTATGCCTCTAGTGATGATGCCATTGTTGGCCAACCAGATCCTTAG
- the LOC114178222 gene encoding ubiquitin-conjugating enzyme E2-23 kDa-like isoform X2, which yields MMSDYKVEMINDDMQEFFVEFHGPKESLYEVGVWKVKVELPDAYPYKSPSIGFVNKIFHPNVDELSGSVCLDVINQTWSPMFDLVNVFEVFLPQLLLYPNASDPLNGDAAALMIRDHATYEQRVKEYCEKYAKPEDIGAVEEKDSSEDELSEDGYASSDDAIVGQPDP from the exons ATGATGAGTGACTACAAGGTGGAGATGATCAACGATGACATGCAAGAATTCTTTGTGGAATTCCACGGACCTAAAGAGA GTCTGTACGAGGTCGGTGTTTGGAAGGTAAAGGTTGAACTACCTGATGCTTATCCTTACAAGTCTCCTTCTATTGGCTTTGTCAACAAAATTTTTCATCCTAATGTTGATGAATT GTCTGGTTCTGTATGCTTAGATGTTATTAACCAGACTTGGAGTCCCATGTTTG ACCTTGTTAATGTGTTTGAGGTGTTTCTTCCTCAACTTCTTCTGTATCCCAATGCATCAGATCCATTAAATGGTGATGCTGCTGCCTTGATGATCCGAGATCATGCTACATATGAACAGAGAGTTAAAG AATATTGTGAGAAATATGCGAAGCCAGAAGACATTGGAGCTGTAGAGGAGAAAGATTCTAGCGAAGATGAGCTGAGTGAAGATGGTTATGCCTCTAGTGATGATGCCATTGTTGGCCAACCAGATCCTTAG